The nucleotide sequence TTGGCTCCGTCGGCACGACTGGGGACGCTCATCGGCGCGAGCCGCATCTGCACTTCCAGGTGATGGTGCGCCCGAGCGACGGGCGGTGGTGGGGCGGCGATGCGATCGACCCCCGACCGTACTTCACGAGCGCGGGACGGGCGAAAGGTAAGCGCACGGCGAGAGCGGCACGAAGAGACGCGCGAAGCTGCTAGCTTATGGGGTTGTCGGTGCCGGCTGGGGAGCGAGTGTGTCCGTTGCGGCCCCACGATCCTCTTGTCGCGCGCGGGGGAAGGGAGGACGCTACTGATGAGCCAGGGCGGGGGCAGTCCAGATACCCATCTGGCGGCAGAACTCGGGGGTGCGCCCGCTTCCACCGCTCGTGCTCCAGGCTGGTCACGTTGGCGAGATGAGGGGCGTCGGCACTACGGCTTCTTCTTGCAGGCCTGTTCAGTCTCGCAGGGTTCCCAGCGCGAGACCTGGAACGCGTGCAAAGTGCTGCCTGTTCCGCGTCAGCAGCATGCCCTTGTTCGCCAAAGTGATTCCAGCGATCAGGCTGTCGCCCATGCCTATCGACCTTGGCGCGGCCGTGCGGCGTGAAGGTGAGCCTGAACCACTCCCAGCCGTTGCCCCCGGAGTTGTAGGGGCCGCCGCGCTTGGCCATCGCCTCGCCTGGGAGGAGCTGAAGGATGGTGCCTTCGGGATAGCCCTTTCCCGAGGTCTCCGCTGCGGCTCATCTCGACCGCTTCCCGGAGACGCTTGCGGTTGCGGTTGAAGATGTAGAAGTGCTTGCCTTCGGCCTTGACCCCCTTGGTCAGGCATTTGAAGTCGCGCGCTTTCGCACGAACTCCGCGTGGCTCATACCTGGTGCGAAGAGGCCAACAAGGAGCCACACGGCGAGGAGGCGCATTGGGCCCACAGGTAGCGTGAGTCCCCTCTGTCTGCAATGCAGCGGTCTCCGATGACGGCGACCATCGCACTGTTGGCGGTACTATCCATCGGAGGCCGACCGAATTGGGAACGAGGAGGAGTGCGCCCTCGCGATCATCTCTTGGCCGTCCATCCGAACATGGTGCAGCCCCGACGCGCGGCGTCTTGCTCAGGCAGTTCGTCGTCACCGAGCAGCGCCCGCCAGCAGCGTAGGTGCGCCTACAGCGGGGGAACTCGCAGCCGCTCGATTCTCGCTCAGGACTTCGGGGATGCGGTCCAACTCGACCTCGACGGCGATGGCGGGGTTGGCGCCAACGGTTTGTTGCCGTTTGTTGCCGACGTCACCCCACTCCACCCCACAACCCGCCGGCCTCAGGTGGCTATCTCGCCGTTCTTGTAAGGTGGACACGGTTCCTGCTAGGTCCCCGAAGCACGGTGAGGATGCGCCATGGCACCGCGCGCACTCTCGTGCTGTCCGCGCTCCTCGTCGCGGGCTGCCGCGCCGCCGCGAACACGCCGCGTGGTACCGCCGAGCGCTTCCTCGACGCGCACTACGTGCGCATCGATCTGCCCGCCGCGCTCGAGTTCACCGCCGACCTCGCGCGGCACAAGGTGGAGGACGAGCTGCGGCTCGTGCAGGGCCAGGTGATCGACGAGGCCACACGCAAGCCGAGCGTGCACTACCGGCTTCTCGAGGAGCATCCCGACGGCACCGAGGCCGTTCGCTATCTCTACCGGGGCAGCATCACGATCGAGGACGCGGACCGCCTCGAGCGCCGCTGGCTCGTCACCGTGCGCCTCGCCGACGGCGCCTGGCGCGTCACCAACTACGAGGAGTTCGAGGGGTGAGGCGGTTCCGGCGGGTCGCGCTCGTGGCGGCGGGCGTGGCCCTGGTCGTGGTGGCGGCGCTCGCCGCGCTCGCCGACTACGCCTCGACGCACTCGGATCGGCTGCTCGCCGAGGTGGGGAAGGGGCTCGGACGCGAGCTCACGGCCGAGCGCCTCGGCTTCACCATCCGCGGCGGGGCGGGCGTCACGCTCGCGGGCGTCTCGATCGCGGAGGAGCCCGCGCTGGGGACGAGGGAGCCCTTCCTCACGGCGCGCGAGATCGAGCTCAGGCTGCAGCTCCTGCCGCTCGTCCGCCGCCGGCTGGTCGTCGATCGCGTCCTCATCGAGGCGCCGGTGGTGAACCTGGTGCGCACGCAGGCGGGCGCCGTGAACATCGACTCGCTCGGGAAGACGGCGGCCCCGCCAGGGGCGCCGGCCGCCGCGGCCACCGCCGGAGCCCCCTCCGCCTTCCAGCTCGCCTCGCTCCGGCTCCGCCACGGCACCCTGCGCTATCGTGACCTCTCCGCGGGCCGGACGGTGGAGCTGGCCGACGTGGCCGTGGACGCGCGCCAGCCGCACTTCGCCGCGCCCGTGCCGGTCGCGATCCGCGCCCGCCTCGCCACCGCCGACCTCCGCCTCGAGGACATCGTGAGCGAGGGCGTGCTCGAGCTGGCGGGCGGGCGGCCCGCCTACCGCGGCTCGCTTCAGGCCGGCCCGGGCGCCTTCGGCCGGGTCGTCGTGAAACGGCTGACCGCGAACCTGCATGCGAGCCCGCCGGTACTCGATCTCGAGTCGGCGAGGCTCGAGACGCTCGGCGGCACGGTCGAGGGGACGGCCCATCTGACGAGCGAGGGGAAGGGCGCCGGGCTGAGGGCCGAGCTCGACGCGCGTGGCCTCCAGCTGGCCGAGCTCCCGGCGGCGAAGGATCGGCCGCGGCCCGCGGGGACGCTCGAGCTGCACGGCACGCTCGCCGGTCCGCCACCCGAGGCACCCACGTTCACGAGCGGGGCGACCGGCGAGGGACGGTTCGCGGTCACCGACGGGCGCATCGAGGGCGCCGGCCTCGGGCGCCCGGTGCTCGATGCACTCGAGGCCTTCTTGAAGCCGGGTGTGGCGGACCGCCTGCGCGAGCGCTACCCGGACCTGTTCGCGAGCGACGACCTCCGCTTCACGCGTCTCTCGGGCTCCGGCCGTCTCGCGGGCGGCCGCATCCGCTCGGACGACCTGGTGCTCGCCGCGTCGAGCTACGAGGCGCACGGAGAGGGGAGCCTCGGCCTCGACGGCGACCTGGACGCGACCCTCCGCGTGGTCGCCTCCCCGGCGCTCACCGACGACCTGCTCGGCCAGTCGAGCGCGCGGCCCGTGCTGGTCGACACGAGCGGGCGGCTCACCATCCCGCTCCGTGCCCGCGGGCCGGTGGGCCGGCCTCACGTGAGCCCCGACCCGGCGTTCGCGGCCACCGTGGCGCGCGCGCTCCTCGGCGGGAGCAACCTGGGCGAAGCCGCGGGCGGCCTCTTGAAGCGCCTGCTCGGAGGCAGGCGCAGGCAGGAGCGTTGACGCGATGGGATTTCTCCACCTACTCGTCGGAACGCTCATGCTGCGGCCGTACGTGTTCGTCTTTCTCGCCGTGTACGTGTTCGCGGCGGTCACCAGGATGGGGTGGGCGAAGACGGTGACCTTCTCGGCGGTCGCGTGGGCGATCGCCTACGCGGCCGAGTTCAGCTCGACGCGCAACGGCTTTCCGTTCGGCCTCTACGTCTACGTGGACGCGACGCGCGACCAGGAGCTCTGGCTCGCGAACGTGCCGTTCTTCGACTCGCTCTCCTTCACCTTCCTCTGCTACCTCGGCTACGCGCTCGCCATCTTCCTCTCTGCGCCGCTCGTGTGCGGCCGGGGCGACTTCCAGGTGGCCGACACGCGTGC is from Deltaproteobacteria bacterium and encodes:
- a CDS encoding M23 family metallopeptidase, which encodes MYATDESEHFIYYYAHLAAYCHGLAKDTRLVRGQVIGSVGTTGDAHRREPHLHFQVMVRPSDGRWWGGDAIDPRPYFTSAGRAKGKRTARAARRDARSC